In Hydrogenovibrio marinus, a single genomic region encodes these proteins:
- a CDS encoding type II toxin-antitoxin system RatA family toxin, which yields MKKITRSALLPYAALEVYNIVNDVASYPEFLPWCGGAEVLESTEASMLASVTIAKARLKQTFVTRNELTPGELIKMQLVEGPFSHLSGKWEFKVLDERACKISFELVFEVSHPLLKAALGAVFEQIASTMVQSFCERAKQVYG from the coding sequence ATGAAAAAAATTACTCGATCGGCATTACTGCCGTATGCCGCTTTAGAGGTCTACAATATCGTCAATGACGTTGCCTCCTATCCTGAGTTTCTTCCTTGGTGTGGCGGGGCCGAAGTCTTGGAGTCTACTGAAGCTTCTATGCTTGCCAGCGTGACCATCGCCAAGGCGAGGCTGAAACAAACTTTTGTGACCAGAAATGAGCTGACACCTGGTGAGCTGATCAAAATGCAGCTTGTTGAAGGCCCATTCAGTCATTTATCCGGGAAATGGGAGTTCAAGGTTTTGGATGAACGAGCGTGCAAGATTTCTTTTGAATTGGTGTTTGAAGTAAGTCATCCTTTGCTTAAGGCTGCACTTGGGGCGGTTTTTGAACAGATTGCATCGACTATGGTTCAGTCGTTTTGTGAGCGTGCTAAGCAGGTTTACGGCTAA
- the smpB gene encoding SsrA-binding protein SmpB, whose translation MAKKQKQNNSNSITVNKKARFEYFIEEEYEAGLALEGWEVKSLRQGKVQINESYILLKNNEAWLFGALITPLITASTHNTADPLRLRKLLMHRREIDRLMGLIDQKGYTLIPLNLHWSKGKIKISIGLAKGKKLHDKRATEKERDWNREKQRLLKVSI comes from the coding sequence ATGGCAAAAAAGCAGAAGCAAAACAATTCCAACTCCATTACCGTCAACAAAAAGGCGCGTTTTGAATACTTCATTGAAGAAGAATACGAAGCCGGTTTGGCACTGGAAGGTTGGGAAGTCAAAAGTTTGAGACAAGGTAAAGTCCAAATTAACGAAAGCTACATTCTACTAAAGAATAACGAGGCTTGGTTGTTTGGTGCGTTAATTACACCACTTATCACCGCTTCTACTCACAACACCGCAGACCCACTTCGCTTGCGAAAGCTATTGATGCACCGCAGAGAGATTGACCGGTTGATGGGGCTTATCGACCAAAAAGGCTACACGCTGATTCCCCTCAATTTGCATTGGTCCAAAGGGAAAATAAAAATTTCCATCGGACTGGCAAAAGGTAAGAAACTTCACGACAAGCGTGCAACTGAAAAAGAACGCGACTGGAATAGAGAAAAACAACGCCTCTTGAAAGTTAGTATTTAA
- a CDS encoding Spy/CpxP family protein refolding chaperone codes for MKTSLKALLLSATLIIPFSQAQADDDYTPMMGNGYGMMGGGGYGPGYHMQNGYGPGMMGGYGSPGMMGGYGGMGMMGGYGGMGMMGGYGGMGVINLSDKQINQMQKIRSEQMAQMTPMMNEMWKARNDMFKAMRSHDQKAISKAYDEMAAVRKQAFMLHSKMREKMQSILTKEQKEKLRNAYRGMMMGY; via the coding sequence ATGAAAACATCTTTGAAAGCATTATTACTATCGGCAACTCTAATTATTCCATTTTCCCAAGCACAAGCTGATGATGACTATACCCCGATGATGGGGAATGGTTACGGCATGATGGGGGGTGGTGGATATGGTCCTGGATATCACATGCAAAATGGCTATGGTCCTGGCATGATGGGGGGTTATGGTAGCCCTGGCATGATGGGCGGTTACGGCGGTATGGGAATGATGGGCGGCTACGGCGGTATGGGCATGATGGGTGGTTATGGCGGCATGGGTGTAATTAATCTGAGCGATAAACAAATCAACCAAATGCAAAAGATTCGTTCTGAACAAATGGCCCAAATGACTCCTATGATGAACGAAATGTGGAAAGCCAGAAATGATATGTTCAAAGCCATGCGTTCTCATGATCAAAAAGCTATCAGCAAAGCCTATGATGAAATGGCCGCTGTTAGAAAGCAGGCCTTTATGCTCCACTCTAAAATGCGTGAAAAAATGCAATCGATACTTACCAAAGAGCAAAAAGAAAAGTTACGCAATGCTTACCGAGGCATGATGATGGGGTATTAG
- a CDS encoding SHOCT domain-containing protein, with protein sequence MNWDFMNMHGYYGGGFMWLWFLVIILILAFILVPMFRNNNSTPNPPKESAMEILEKRFARGEISAEEYKNMKQTLESN encoded by the coding sequence ATGAACTGGGACTTTATGAATATGCATGGATATTATGGGGGGGGGTTCATGTGGTTGTGGTTTTTAGTAATCATTTTGATACTGGCATTCATTCTAGTGCCAATGTTTAGAAATAATAATTCAACACCTAACCCTCCTAAAGAAAGTGCGATGGAAATATTAGAAAAACGATTCGCGCGGGGAGAAATTAGTGCTGAAGAATATAAAAATATGAAACAAACCCTGGAAAGCAATTAA
- a CDS encoding copper-translocating P-type ATPase → MDVKHTTHHSHAAMKEKDGMHQHHHHNHHQHMIEDFRQRFWVSMILTIPILFLSPMLQTLFGFEKSLSFNGDKYWLLVFSTIIFIYGGTPFLKGLWSELSNKTPGMMTLIAVAISTAFFYSAVVVLGLPGKVFFWELATLIDLMLLGHWIEMKSVVGASQALQKLAALMPTTAHKISEGNNLIEVNLEDLKPGDKVLVKPGEKIPSDGVVLEGESSVNQAMLTGESNPISKQTSDPVIGGTVNGEGSLTIKVEKTGKDSFLSQVILLVEKAQESKSKTQNLANRAAVWLTIVALSGGAITFFAWSVILSHDIAFSLERTVTVMVITCPHALGLAIPLVVAVSTALAARNGLMIRNRTAFEMARNLQAIVFDKTGTLTKGEFGITDVVCLEGSLNEKNLLMLASSIEQHSEHPIAKAIAKASTEFFKVDNFKSIPGKGAEGTIEQKHVQVVSPGYLSDNNITFQSKQIEQAFESGKTVIFVLTDGELKGAIALADMVREESIQSIKQLQAMGIQCMMLTGDNHQVAKAVSDEIGLDDYFAEVLPQEKAKKIQEIQARGLLVGMVGDGVNDAPALVQADVGIAIGAGTEVAIESADIILVHNDPRDVVATIELAKKTYRKMIQNLWWAAGYNIIAMPLAAGVLFNVGILLSPAAGAVLMSLSTVVVAINAKLLKYEK, encoded by the coding sequence ATGGATGTAAAACACACCACTCATCATTCTCATGCTGCAATGAAAGAAAAAGACGGCATGCATCAACATCATCATCACAACCACCATCAACACATGATAGAAGACTTCAGGCAACGGTTTTGGGTATCCATGATACTAACAATTCCTATTTTATTTTTGTCCCCAATGCTTCAAACACTTTTCGGGTTCGAAAAATCTCTCAGTTTTAATGGTGACAAATATTGGTTACTTGTTTTTTCAACCATCATTTTCATATATGGAGGAACACCTTTCTTAAAAGGACTTTGGAGCGAATTAAGCAACAAAACACCAGGAATGATGACCCTCATCGCAGTTGCGATTAGTACGGCCTTTTTTTATAGTGCAGTTGTGGTATTAGGCTTACCTGGTAAGGTATTTTTCTGGGAATTAGCCACTCTGATTGATTTAATGTTACTGGGTCATTGGATAGAGATGAAGTCTGTTGTAGGTGCATCTCAGGCTCTCCAAAAACTTGCGGCTTTAATGCCAACTACGGCCCATAAAATATCTGAAGGAAACAACTTAATTGAAGTTAACCTTGAAGATTTAAAGCCTGGCGATAAAGTCCTTGTTAAACCCGGTGAAAAAATACCTTCAGATGGCGTTGTGCTTGAAGGGGAAAGCTCTGTAAATCAAGCTATGTTAACAGGAGAAAGCAACCCCATTTCAAAACAGACAAGTGACCCTGTTATTGGTGGCACAGTCAATGGTGAAGGCTCTTTAACGATAAAGGTAGAAAAAACTGGAAAAGACTCCTTCTTATCTCAAGTAATACTGCTGGTAGAAAAAGCTCAAGAAAGTAAGTCTAAAACTCAGAACTTGGCCAATCGTGCTGCTGTCTGGCTAACGATTGTCGCTTTATCAGGCGGCGCAATAACCTTCTTTGCCTGGTCAGTAATTCTATCGCATGACATTGCTTTTTCCTTAGAAAGGACTGTAACGGTAATGGTCATTACCTGCCCTCATGCCTTAGGTCTAGCCATTCCTCTGGTGGTTGCTGTTTCTACAGCACTCGCCGCCCGTAATGGCTTAATGATTAGAAATCGTACCGCTTTTGAAATGGCAAGAAACCTTCAAGCAATCGTATTTGATAAGACAGGCACTTTGACAAAAGGTGAATTTGGCATCACCGATGTTGTTTGTTTAGAGGGTTCGTTAAACGAAAAAAATTTATTGATGCTTGCTTCATCTATTGAACAACACTCAGAGCACCCTATAGCAAAAGCAATCGCTAAAGCTTCCACTGAATTTTTTAAAGTGGATAACTTTAAATCAATTCCGGGAAAAGGTGCTGAGGGCACTATCGAACAAAAGCATGTTCAAGTAGTCAGTCCGGGCTATCTAAGTGACAACAATATTACCTTTCAGTCAAAGCAAATTGAACAGGCTTTTGAATCAGGAAAAACCGTCATATTTGTTTTAACTGATGGAGAGCTCAAAGGTGCTATTGCATTAGCAGATATGGTTCGAGAGGAGTCCATTCAAAGCATCAAGCAACTACAAGCGATGGGAATTCAATGCATGATGCTAACAGGCGATAACCATCAAGTTGCCAAGGCTGTCTCGGATGAAATTGGTTTGGACGATTATTTTGCTGAAGTTCTACCGCAAGAAAAAGCCAAAAAGATACAAGAGATTCAAGCTAGAGGACTTCTGGTCGGAATGGTTGGAGATGGTGTAAATGATGCCCCGGCTTTAGTTCAAGCAGATGTTGGGATAGCTATCGGAGCAGGAACGGAAGTCGCTATTGAGTCTGCTGATATTATTTTGGTTCACAACGATCCTAGAGATGTGGTGGCAACTATTGAACTTGCAAAGAAAACCTATAGGAAAATGATTCAGAATCTTTGGTGGGCTGCTGGTTATAACATTATTGCTATGCCTTTAGCTGCGGGCGTGTTATTCAATGTCGGTATATTATTGAGTCCTGCAGCGGGCGCAGTATTGATGTCGTTAAGTACAGTTGTAGTCGCAATCAATGCCAAGCTCCTGAAGTACGAAAAATAA
- the eat gene encoding ethanolamine permease, with the protein MSASQTDHDYLAKRQLKRGTAGWFLLAGLGVSYVISGDFAGWNFGLAQAGWGGFAIAAVLMAIMYFTLVLSLAEMSAAIPTAGGGYSFARQAMGTTGGYLTGLAVLIEYALAPAAIVIFIGSAVQALIGFDGIWVYALFYLVFVGIHLMGVGEALKIMMVISALAALAIIATGVALISGFDVNNLFDIPVKEGALGANSFMPMGWYGIWAALPFAMWLFLAIEGVPLAAEEAKEPEKDVPKGIIAAMLFLLVTAVLVVFLLAGAAGAKMISESGVPLVDALNAHGNASLATMVNVLALVGLIASFFSIIYGYSRLVFALSRAGYLPKSLSITNDRKIPSRALIVPGVLGFIASLSGEGDLMLAMAVVGATVSYALMALSHIMLRIKQPDLERPYKTPGGVFTSGIALVLSLVALTGVYAFDPRAFNYTMLLFVLGAIYYFAYSKNHLVAKSAEEEFDMLSKAQDELGEYAEVA; encoded by the coding sequence ATGAGTGCGTCTCAAACTGATCACGACTATCTCGCTAAGAGACAGTTGAAAAGAGGAACAGCAGGCTGGTTTTTGTTAGCTGGTTTGGGAGTTTCTTATGTTATTTCCGGTGACTTTGCCGGCTGGAACTTCGGGCTGGCACAAGCAGGCTGGGGTGGTTTTGCAATTGCTGCGGTGTTGATGGCAATCATGTACTTCACGTTGGTACTGTCATTGGCGGAAATGTCTGCAGCAATTCCAACTGCAGGTGGCGGGTATAGTTTTGCACGTCAGGCAATGGGTACAACTGGCGGTTATCTCACAGGGCTTGCGGTACTCATTGAGTATGCATTAGCGCCTGCGGCAATCGTCATATTCATAGGCTCAGCGGTTCAAGCGCTGATAGGCTTTGATGGTATTTGGGTCTATGCGCTCTTCTATCTCGTGTTTGTTGGTATCCATTTGATGGGGGTTGGCGAAGCCTTAAAAATCATGATGGTCATTAGTGCGCTTGCGGCACTAGCAATCATTGCGACGGGCGTTGCGTTAATCAGTGGTTTTGACGTTAATAACCTGTTTGACATTCCTGTGAAGGAAGGGGCATTGGGGGCTAACAGCTTTATGCCGATGGGATGGTACGGTATCTGGGCGGCTTTGCCTTTTGCAATGTGGTTGTTCCTAGCAATTGAAGGGGTTCCTCTAGCAGCAGAAGAAGCTAAAGAACCTGAAAAAGATGTTCCAAAAGGCATTATCGCTGCGATGTTGTTCTTGTTGGTTACCGCTGTCTTGGTTGTCTTTTTGTTAGCGGGTGCTGCCGGTGCGAAAATGATTAGTGAAAGTGGCGTACCTTTGGTCGATGCATTGAATGCACATGGTAATGCAAGCCTTGCAACTATGGTAAATGTGTTGGCATTAGTGGGGCTGATCGCATCTTTCTTCTCAATTATTTACGGTTATAGCCGTTTGGTATTTGCATTGTCTCGTGCCGGTTATTTGCCGAAATCGCTTTCTATCACTAACGATCGTAAAATTCCATCAAGAGCATTGATTGTTCCTGGTGTACTTGGATTCATCGCCTCGTTAAGTGGTGAAGGGGATTTGATGTTGGCAATGGCGGTAGTTGGAGCAACAGTCTCGTATGCATTAATGGCATTGAGTCACATCATGCTTCGTATCAAACAGCCTGACTTGGAGCGTCCATATAAAACGCCTGGTGGTGTATTTACTTCTGGTATTGCGTTAGTGCTGTCTTTGGTTGCTCTGACTGGAGTATATGCATTTGATCCACGTGCATTTAACTACACTATGTTGTTGTTCGTTCTAGGAGCAATCTACTACTTTGCGTATAGCAAAAACCACTTGGTAGCGAAATCTGCCGAAGAAGAGTTCGACATGCTTTCTAAAGCTCAGGATGAGTTAGGGGAGTATGCGGAAGTCGCTTAA
- the eutC gene encoding ethanolamine ammonia-lyase subunit EutC, with amino-acid sequence MSKISFSNSQALSGGGTTENPWKVLQQFTQARIGLGRAGVSIPTKELLEFQLSHAQAKDAVHQPLDIDKLQQDLEQLESTLLPKTVEVVQSRASDRFIYLQRPDLGRRLSKDSKTYIEEHYSGNQDMVCDLAIAVVDGLSSKAIETNTLPFLQALLDLMANETQQDWTLAPITIVKQGRVAIGDEIGELFNAKTVLVLVGERPGLSSPDSLGLYLTWNPHIGLTDAFRNCISNIRPEGLNYKEAAKRALFLLQESRRLKLSGVNLKDRSDEKVIEHSSDTGNFLVNTLDK; translated from the coding sequence ATGAGTAAGATCAGCTTTTCAAACAGCCAAGCGCTCAGTGGAGGTGGCACTACTGAAAACCCGTGGAAGGTTTTGCAACAGTTTACGCAAGCGAGAATCGGGCTTGGTCGCGCGGGCGTCAGTATCCCAACTAAAGAACTGCTGGAGTTTCAATTATCTCATGCGCAAGCCAAAGATGCGGTTCATCAGCCTTTGGATATTGATAAGTTGCAGCAGGATCTAGAACAACTTGAAAGTACATTGCTCCCCAAAACGGTTGAAGTTGTTCAAAGCCGAGCCTCTGATCGGTTTATTTATCTTCAACGTCCAGATTTGGGTAGAAGGCTTAGTAAGGACTCAAAAACCTATATAGAAGAGCACTACTCAGGCAATCAGGACATGGTTTGCGACCTGGCGATTGCAGTTGTTGACGGACTTTCATCCAAAGCAATTGAAACCAATACTTTGCCGTTCTTACAAGCGTTATTGGACTTGATGGCAAATGAAACACAGCAAGATTGGACGCTAGCGCCTATCACTATTGTGAAGCAGGGGCGTGTTGCTATCGGTGATGAAATCGGTGAGCTTTTCAATGCAAAAACAGTGCTGGTTTTGGTGGGCGAGCGACCTGGGTTAAGTTCACCGGATAGTTTGGGGTTGTATTTAACCTGGAACCCACATATTGGGTTAACCGATGCATTTAGAAACTGCATCTCAAATATTCGCCCAGAAGGGCTGAACTACAAGGAAGCGGCAAAGCGGGCGCTTTTTTTACTGCAAGAGTCACGACGGTTGAAGTTATCAGGGGTGAACTTGAAAGACCGAAGTGACGAAAAGGTAATCGAACATTCGTCCGATACCGGAAATTTTTTAGTTAATACGTTAGATAAATAG
- a CDS encoding ethanolamine ammonia-lyase subunit EutB — protein sequence MAKATPARSGDRLAGVIASSAVERSVAQMALADLPLKTFLNEALVPYEIDEVTRLIMDEHDAEAFSLISHLTVGDFRNWLLSDAVTPEVLEQIRPGITPEMAAAVSKIMRNQDLIMVAHKCHVTTGFRSTIGLPGRMSTRLQPNHPTDDLNGIAASIFDGLLYGNGDAVIGINPATDNVAQATRLMKLMDEVIQSYQIPTQSCVLTHVTNTMEAIEKGAPVDLVFQSIGGTEATNSSFGFNLNILEEAQQAALSLNRGTVGQNVMYFETGQGSSLSANAHHGVDQQTCEARAYAVARKFSPLLVNTVVGFIGPEYLFDGKEITRAGLEDHFCGKLLGLPMGCDVCYTNHAEADQNDMDNLLTLLGVAGCSFVMGIPGSDDIMLNYQTTSFHDALYVRRVLGLDPAPEFQKWLKDMEVFTDTDKYLLSSEVPRKFSGSLKGLLQ from the coding sequence ATGGCCAAAGCAACACCAGCTCGTTCGGGTGACAGACTTGCTGGCGTTATTGCGAGCTCTGCAGTGGAGCGTTCAGTTGCACAAATGGCATTGGCGGACCTGCCACTTAAGACTTTTTTGAACGAAGCTCTTGTTCCCTATGAAATAGACGAAGTCACGCGACTGATTATGGATGAGCATGATGCTGAAGCGTTTTCATTAATCTCGCATTTGACGGTAGGGGATTTCAGGAACTGGTTATTGAGCGATGCGGTGACGCCTGAAGTTTTGGAGCAGATTCGTCCGGGTATTACACCCGAAATGGCCGCAGCCGTCAGCAAGATTATGCGTAACCAAGATTTAATCATGGTGGCGCATAAGTGCCATGTTACAACCGGGTTCCGTAGCACCATTGGTTTGCCTGGCCGTATGTCAACCAGGTTACAACCCAATCATCCAACTGATGACTTAAACGGAATTGCTGCCAGTATTTTTGATGGTTTGCTTTATGGAAATGGGGATGCGGTGATTGGTATCAACCCAGCAACCGATAATGTTGCTCAGGCAACGCGTTTGATGAAGCTGATGGATGAAGTTATTCAGTCTTACCAGATACCCACACAATCTTGTGTTTTAACCCATGTAACCAACACCATGGAAGCGATTGAAAAGGGCGCACCAGTCGATTTGGTATTTCAATCAATTGGCGGCACGGAAGCAACCAATAGCAGCTTTGGGTTTAACCTGAATATTTTAGAAGAGGCTCAGCAAGCGGCTTTATCTCTCAACAGAGGCACAGTGGGACAGAATGTCATGTATTTTGAAACTGGACAAGGCAGTTCACTTTCAGCTAATGCCCATCATGGTGTTGACCAACAAACTTGTGAAGCAAGAGCTTATGCCGTTGCGCGAAAGTTTTCTCCCTTACTGGTCAATACGGTGGTTGGGTTTATAGGTCCGGAGTATTTGTTTGATGGAAAAGAAATTACAAGAGCAGGCCTGGAGGATCATTTCTGCGGAAAGCTGTTAGGTTTACCGATGGGGTGTGATGTTTGTTACACCAATCATGCCGAAGCTGATCAGAACGATATGGATAACTTGCTAACCCTGTTAGGCGTAGCTGGCTGTTCATTTGTGATGGGTATTCCCGGTTCTGATGACATCATGCTCAATTATCAAACCACCTCTTTTCATGATGCGCTTTACGTTCGTAGAGTGCTTGGATTAGATCCTGCACCAGAATTTCAGAAATGGCTTAAGGATATGGAAGTTTTTACAGACACCGATAAATACCTGTTGTCTTCAGAAGTCCCTAGAAAGTTTTCAGGTTCTCTCAAGGGGCTGTTGCAATGA
- a CDS encoding helix-turn-helix domain-containing protein gives MKFTEHQKDTLSALKKCVIETMDIDHQADSLTNWSQAYDQISNGKFYGRTEKIESDHVHIFQEYTSNALHQDCQLWSNAIWFGIPFQDQKDSRINGQLISKDTIACHVGDQEFELVTPEDFSIYGVVLEETALKSIAEKQGVDLLNSPLYKSLQFRVTPEQNLLLQALLKRFMIQSEKYVISEKIKQDFLVTAIINALPEEPDGASNLIPSYQHRKAVVDRVKAYLNECRNDVPVTITELCEIAYVSRRTLQYSFETILGCSPLKFLRTMRLNQVRRALKEAKEDQSIADIASYWGFWHAGQFSKDYKQLFGETPSETTQRPHR, from the coding sequence ATGAAATTTACAGAGCACCAAAAAGATACGCTTTCCGCACTCAAAAAGTGCGTTATTGAGACGATGGATATTGACCATCAAGCAGACAGCTTGACGAATTGGTCTCAAGCATATGATCAGATCAGTAATGGAAAGTTCTATGGGCGTACTGAAAAGATCGAGAGCGATCACGTCCATATTTTTCAAGAATACACCAGCAACGCGTTACACCAGGATTGCCAACTCTGGTCGAATGCCATATGGTTTGGTATCCCCTTTCAAGATCAGAAAGACAGTAGAATCAATGGGCAATTAATCAGCAAAGATACCATTGCCTGCCATGTCGGCGACCAAGAGTTTGAGTTAGTAACACCCGAAGACTTTTCGATCTATGGTGTTGTATTAGAAGAAACCGCCTTAAAATCGATCGCCGAAAAACAAGGCGTTGATTTGCTGAACAGTCCACTTTATAAGTCTCTTCAGTTCCGTGTTACGCCAGAACAAAACTTGTTACTTCAAGCATTGCTAAAACGTTTTATGATCCAGTCAGAAAAATATGTCATCTCCGAAAAAATCAAACAAGACTTTCTCGTTACCGCCATTATTAATGCATTGCCTGAGGAACCAGATGGCGCCTCTAACCTAATTCCTAGCTATCAACATAGAAAGGCCGTGGTTGATAGAGTCAAAGCTTACTTGAATGAATGCCGGAATGATGTGCCCGTTACCATTACCGAGCTGTGTGAGATTGCCTATGTGAGTCGCCGAACGCTTCAGTACAGTTTCGAAACTATACTGGGCTGTAGCCCTCTCAAGTTTTTGAGAACCATGCGTTTGAATCAGGTAAGACGAGCTTTAAAGGAAGCTAAAGAAGACCAGTCCATTGCAGATATTGCCTCTTACTGGGGGTTTTGGCACGCGGGACAATTCAGCAAAGACTACAAACAGCTTTTCGGTGAAACCCCTTCCGAAACCACCCAGCGCCCACACCGCTGA